In the genome of Synergistaceae bacterium, one region contains:
- a CDS encoding TRAP transporter large permease, which translates to MAALLVFVVFLVAIILSIPIGVSMILGSVAPILLMARGGVIPQVIDNTLSGANSTPILAVPLFILGGVIMAEGGISKKLFNFFSYFVGRITGGVPCAVVLTCLFYGAISGSGPATTAAVGAMCIPFMVDLGYNKTWAAGLIAVAGGLGVIIPPSIPFVLYSLATGVSTGKLFLGGVFPGILIGLFLMAYAVFYCATNRENKAEIDAKTKARLDEISKDGFWPLFKDSFWALMCPVIILGGIYTGFFTPTEAAVVSVFYAIIVCLFIERSIKFSALPAFLVSSVKTYGGLAFVLAFATAFGRVLSLTHATSAVQDFIVNNFHSSVSVLSVCTIIFLILGMIMDTGPAIIILAPVLLPAVKMLGVDEVHFGVVLVCCLSIGLATPPFGLDLFVAGNISQDQPMAVAKRAFPFIVAFLLSLALIVYVPAISTWLVY; encoded by the coding sequence ATGGCAGCGTTATTAGTATTCGTTGTATTCCTTGTAGCAATTATTCTCTCGATACCAATCGGAGTCAGTATGATTCTGGGTTCAGTCGCTCCCATCCTTCTGATGGCACGCGGCGGAGTTATCCCTCAGGTCATCGACAACACTTTATCCGGCGCAAACTCTACGCCTATCCTGGCCGTGCCCCTGTTCATTCTCGGCGGCGTTATCATGGCTGAAGGCGGCATCTCCAAAAAGCTCTTTAACTTCTTCTCCTACTTTGTGGGAAGGATTACGGGCGGAGTTCCCTGCGCAGTCGTCTTAACCTGCTTGTTCTATGGAGCAATCTCCGGCTCAGGCCCCGCAACAACTGCGGCAGTCGGCGCAATGTGCATCCCCTTCATGGTTGACTTGGGCTACAACAAGACTTGGGCGGCAGGACTTATCGCGGTCGCCGGAGGTCTGGGAGTTATCATCCCGCCGTCAATCCCCTTCGTGCTCTACTCGCTGGCTACGGGCGTTTCAACCGGCAAGCTGTTCTTGGGCGGAGTATTTCCCGGAATATTAATCGGTCTGTTCCTGATGGCCTATGCAGTGTTCTACTGCGCAACCAACCGCGAGAACAAAGCCGAGATTGACGCGAAGACTAAAGCACGTCTCGACGAGATAAGCAAGGACGGTTTCTGGCCGCTGTTCAAGGATTCTTTCTGGGCGTTAATGTGCCCGGTAATCATTCTCGGCGGTATCTACACAGGGTTCTTCACGCCGACAGAAGCAGCAGTCGTCTCCGTGTTCTATGCAATCATCGTGTGCCTGTTCATTGAGCGCAGCATCAAGTTCTCGGCACTGCCCGCGTTCCTCGTCAGCAGTGTAAAGACTTACGGCGGACTTGCGTTCGTTCTGGCATTCGCTACGGCGTTCGGCAGAGTGTTATCACTCACACACGCAACCTCAGCGGTACAGGATTTCATCGTCAACAACTTCCACAGCTCTGTATCAGTGCTTTCCGTATGCACAATCATATTCCTGATTCTGGGTATGATTATGGACACCGGCCCGGCAATCATCATCCTTGCCCCTGTCCTTCTGCCTGCGGTTAAGATGCTCGGCGTTGATGAAGTACATTTCGGCGTTGTTCTGGTGTGCTGCCTGTCAATCGGACTTGCTACGCCTCCGTTCGGTCTTGACCTGTTCGTCGCGGGCAATATCTCTCAGGATCAGCCTATGGCCGTTGCAAAGAGAGCTTTCCCGTTCATCGTTGCGTTCCTGCTTTCGCTTGCTCTGATTGTGTACGTTCCTGCAATCAGCACGTGGCTTGTGTATTAG
- a CDS encoding TRAP transporter substrate-binding protein, whose translation MKKFIIALLVCVLALSSCAFGASEFDELWLVTADTTAKGAAGQVFVQLVQEKVKAANAGLVIDYFPNGELGGDADLLRQAQKGYIAIMLCQTAPVVSFIPEVAVFDLPMVFARYDGDTIDKVLNGDSTFHQKMSEAYEKAGLHLLGFMQNATYRLATANRDLQTLSDFKGLQIRTMENKNHMDFWTAIGAEPTPLAWAELYISLQQGTVNAQENAADTCVGAHFEEVQNYLACTNHILYCNQICMNKKLYDALSPEHKAVLDKAVSEALAEMRPKLEEIDRSNKEILIKGNMKMIEYDNSFFSDVLDIQGVKDLYTRIDKATNGLGNILVDSLAAAARLSQAEAEASAVVDAPAPAPAQ comes from the coding sequence ATGAAGAAGTTTATCATTGCCCTGTTAGTGTGTGTACTTGCGCTCTCGTCGTGTGCATTCGGCGCGTCAGAGTTCGATGAATTGTGGCTTGTTACCGCCGACACGACAGCTAAGGGTGCGGCTGGTCAGGTTTTCGTTCAGCTCGTACAGGAAAAAGTGAAGGCAGCTAATGCCGGACTCGTAATCGACTACTTCCCCAACGGAGAGCTTGGCGGCGACGCTGACCTTCTCCGCCAGGCACAGAAGGGCTACATTGCAATAATGCTCTGCCAGACTGCGCCGGTTGTGTCGTTCATTCCTGAAGTTGCAGTGTTTGACCTGCCGATGGTGTTTGCACGTTACGACGGCGACACAATCGATAAGGTGCTCAACGGAGACTCGACGTTCCATCAGAAGATGTCAGAGGCCTACGAGAAAGCAGGGCTTCACCTTCTAGGCTTCATGCAGAACGCGACGTACAGGCTCGCGACAGCCAACAGAGACCTTCAGACTCTGAGCGACTTCAAAGGCCTTCAGATCAGGACGATGGAGAACAAGAACCACATGGACTTCTGGACGGCAATCGGAGCAGAGCCTACACCTCTTGCGTGGGCGGAGCTGTACATCTCGTTGCAGCAGGGCACGGTCAACGCTCAGGAGAACGCGGCGGATACCTGCGTGGGCGCACACTTCGAGGAAGTACAGAATTACCTTGCGTGCACGAATCACATTCTGTACTGCAACCAGATCTGCATGAACAAGAAGCTCTACGATGCTCTTTCGCCGGAGCACAAGGCAGTGCTGGATAAGGCAGTGAGCGAGGCACTTGCAGAGATGCGCCCGAAGCTCGAAGAAATCGACAGGAGCAACAAGGAAATCCTCATCAAGGGCAACATGAAGATGATAGAGTACGATAACTCATTCTTCAGTGATGTGCTTGACATTCAGGGAGTGAAGGACCTGTACACGAGGATAGACAAGGCCACCAACGGACTAGGCAATATTCTTGTGGACAGTCTTGCGGCGGCGGCTCGTCTCTCACAGGCTGAGGCGGAGGCATCTGCGGTAGTTGATGCTCCAGCTCCTGCACCTGCTCAGTAG